The nucleotide sequence GTCACCATACCCACCGGGCTCAGGGCGGGCATGTTCTCCATCACTGAGAAGTTGTAGCCGCTCAGCATGAACTTGGGGTCATTGTCATTGCAGTCTAGCACGTTGACGAGCACAGTGGCTGTGCCCTGGAGGCTGGGGCTGCCCCGGTCGGCGGCCACCACCTTCAGCTCATAGCTGTCGCGCTGTTCCCGATCAAGGGAAGTCTTCACCCGGATCTCCCCAGTCTCCGGGGAGATGGAGAAGAGGCCCTTGGCCGCTGGCTCGGGCTCCAGAGAATAGACCAGCTCGGCATTGGAACCAGAGTCGGCGTCGCTGGCAGTGACTTCAGCCACCACCTCCCCAGGCTTGTTGTTTTCTGAGAAGGCCACCTCAGTGACACTCTGGGTGAAGACGGGGGCATTGTCATTGATGTCCACCACCTGCACCTTGAGGGAGTTGGTGCTGGAGAGTGGGGGGTTGCCCGAGTCCACGGCCACAATCTGGATGGTGTAGTCTTTGACCTTTTCATAGTCGAGGGGGGTGGTGGTCTGCAGGAAGTACTTCTTCTTGCTGTCACTGCCCGTCTCGCTGGCCTGGCGTAGCTGGAAGGGCACGTCACCAGCCACCACACAGGTGACGGCCGCATtctctccctcgtctctgtcagACACCTGAACCAGGGCGACAGCCGTCGCTTCTGCTACGTCCTCGGAGATGTTGGCCATCCCATCTTGATGGGTCACCAGTCCGATGCCCCGGATCTCAATGGTGGGGGCGTTGTCATTCATGTCCTTCACGGTCACAACCACCTGGGCACGTGCACTCTTGGGGTtggcacctcggtccttggcgaGGACCGAGAAGCGCAGGGTGCTTAGGTCCTCGCGGTCCACGGGGCCCTGGACGGTGATCAGCCCGGTGTTCCTGTCCAGACGCAGGAGGCGCCTCACCACTTCAGGCGCCTGGTGGAACGTGTAGTCGATCTCTGCATTGGCACCTTGGTCCGAGTCGTTGGCCTTCACCTATAGGACAGGCAAGAAATACAAGAAAAACCACGTGGCTTAGTCCGGGGGCACCACATTGCTGTCAATGTCCTTTCCAGTGAGCATGGCAGGCCCAATGAATCAATATGGTAGCCCTCTCACAagtagtccatccatccatctagccAGACACTAGCAGGCATTACTAATCCATTTTCCTGAAGCGCTGCACTGCAGCCTGCGAATTCCTAATAGTATTACAGGTGACTACAGGAGATGGGATAAGTTCTCCTGGTCATTCCCGCGAAAGTGCCCGGAATATGGGGATGGGGGTGCAACACGAGCAACAGAGGGGAGCCCTTCTGTCCCATTAAATGCCCATGGCCTTCTTAAGAAGAGGGATGGTGTGAGCAGCAGAGATGGTGCATATGCAACTATGTGTGTAACACGCATACGTGCTCGtaaacgtgtgtgtgtgagactatgAGGGAAggcgtgtgtgtctgtgcatgtATGTGTTTGCATGCAAGAGTAGACAACTAAACAACCACGTAGAGGCCACAGGTGAAGGGATTTCTCCTGAAAGCAGCCAGGTAGGGATGTGGGTCAGAGAGAGTCCACCTGCCAGGccgtggctccagctgctgctaCTCGGTCAGTCAAACCGGGGAAACCTGTTTCAGTAGTGCCTTCCCTCCCGCCTGGCGAGGCCCCAACAGGCACCAACATGAGGAATTCAGCCCAAGCCCGAGgacaggagggaggggtgggtgcAGGCCACAGAGCCAGCAGGCTGGCAGCGGGCTGGGCTCCCAGCGTCAAACAATGAACTGTCTGTCCCTTTGCAGTGGGCACGCCCTCCCACGCCAATGCCGACGCGCACTAGGCCCAGCTCTATACACAAACATGGGTGGCAACGGAGCTACAGGAAGCAGGTAGGAATATGACCAGGAGGTGCACCGGTCAGGGCAAACATGAGGGATGGAGTTCGGGCACAGTCACACAagcggtggtggcggtggcatCGGAAGAAAGAGGGGCAGGCGTAATTTGGCAGAGACCTGTGGGGACCAAAGAAAAGAGCCTGGGGTTCAAAGCCTAGCTCCATCACTCCCCAACTTAGTCTGTGACCTTGAACCAAGCTACACACCTCGAATGAAAACAATAGCAGTATGCACTCCACAAGGTTATGGTGAGGGCTGAATGGGATAATACATGAAAACCAAACAAGGCAAGACAATGCCTCACACTGCGGGCCGCacaaaaaacccaaagcaaaactCCCAGtgttgtccagttgattctgactcacagccaccgtcTAAGACAGAGTGAGGGGTCAAAAAAATGAAGAATTGCCCCTAGGGGTTCCAGGTTCTAGAAATAGAAAGTGACCTCTTTttcccacaaagtggctggtgggtctggcttTTGAGtgaacagctgagtgcttaagcacagagccaccagggctccttggtacaTAAAACCcccaaccaaatccactgccgatgagtccattctgactcggatCAGACATGTTTCTCTCCATGAtcgattggctggtgggtttgaactggtgaccttgtagtTCTCGGCTTCGTGTGTAGCCCAGTATGCCACTGGAGTGACCCCAAAATAGCATTTACTCTCTCGTTCACCACCTTGGacagaagccctgggtgctgccaaTGGCTAACACCATTAAGgaacacctcggaagaaaggcctggcaatctgcttctgaaaacccagcccttggaaaccccacggagtgcagttctactctgcatccACATGGGCTtgtcagcatcgactccgtggcaaCTGGTTTCCTCgttatccatccacccatcccttTCTCTGTTGGCAAAAAATCAATCTGAGTTGGGCACTTTGTAGGTCCTCAGGCACATTAGTTGGTATCTCTCCTTTCCCATGGGGAGGAGAACACCACTTATACCTGCCAGGGTCTTATTTGCTCTGGTGGTGATCTCTAGGCAGGGGGCTTCCCAGACACCCTGGGTTTTTTTTGCTCGAACCAGTGAAATTGCAAACCCTCACGATTTCTCCTCTCGTCtcctcccccccacacccacccactgtCTGTGATCAGCGTTACTTGTCTTTCTCACCTGTCTCATCTCTCTGACTCTTAGTTCCTGTCTGTTTCCCTCTTGTCCATGCTCAGCTCTGCCTGTGcctcttctccccaccctgcCTTTCAGCCCTGGGCAGCCTCTCAATGTCATCTCTGTCCTGCTCTGCTGCGTTCAGCCCCCTGGAAGGCCATGTAGCCGTTGAGCACATCACCTCTGAACACACAGACTACGGGGACTGGAAAAGGGAGGATTGGCATCCACCCACTCTGTGTGCTCTCAGACAAGTTTCTTTCTCTCCACGGGCTCAATTGTCCATCTGTAAAAGAGGCAtgtagcaggtgtgtgtgtgtgtgtgtgtgtgtgtgtgtgatgcttaCCTGTCCGGTGGGAACCACATTAGATCACACACCTGCTAGTGTTCAGAACTGGGCCTGGCACCTAGATTGTTATTACTGGTCATTCCTGATGGTTTCCCTACTCTGTCTGGGCTCTTTCTCCAGGTTCCAGACTCCTCTAAAGGAATTCTGAAACTCCTACCCAATTCCTTGTCAGCTCCAGCTACCCCAGACAAGTAACGGTGCCTGGGCCAGGCCAGCACTCCTCAGCTCTAGCACATCAAAGGCCAAGGCTGCTTCAGCCCATGGGGAAGGAGAATGGAGCGGGGTCTGGCAGGAGGCCAGCCCCAGATGACAGCGGGAGATACGCCCACCTGTCTGCAGGGACGCTTTCTTCGCTCCCTCCCAGGCCCCACCGAGTTGTCCAGCCCCTGGGGCAGTTCCCATGGAGGCTTCTCTCTGAGAACTTCTACAGACAACTGCCCCCACCATGCTGTGCCCAGCTCCTTACACCCCCTAGCACTTCAGGCTCCTCCTAGGGGATGAGACATCGGTATCAATCGCTACATCCGTCCCAGATGACTGTCAGGAAGGGGGCAAAGCGAGGCTCGGCCTCCAGCTTAATGAAAATCTCATCTGACTGCAGGAAAAGCTATGGCAGTTTGGAAGGTGCTTTGGTCTCTGGAGAAATTCTGCTTGGATTCAGCTCACCAGGAGGCTCACTGGAGCTGGGAACGGAATTCATGGCTCAGAATTCCCCTCCCCGCTAAGTCTGCCAGGGGGTGGGGCATAGGAGGTTGCTATTCCTATGTTGTGTCTCTGTCACCTAAGCAGCTCAatagaagaaaataatttcaCCTGCCAGGGACAgcagcgggtgggggtggggtttgggGGGTACAGGGAGGTGTCATTTGCAGCTTTTCCCCTGGATGAAAGGTACCCTCACACCTGGTTGGGGTGGGCTCCCTTTTCTAAAGGTGGGTCACCCTGGCTGTCGGAGGAGGAAGGGCCTCTTACCTGGATGACGGAGTGGCCGATGGGGCTATTCTCAGACAGCTCGGTCTCATATGAGGGCCGCTCGAACTTGGGGGCGTTGTCATTGGTGTCGAGCACAGTGACCCGCAGCAAGGCGCTGCTGGCACGCGGGGGGCTGCCACCATCCTGCACCTTGATGGTGAGGTCATAGGAGTCCCAGCGCTCCCGATCCAGGTTGCCCATGACGATGAGCTGCGGCTGCTTCTCCTCCTGGTCCTCTGCTACCTGCAGCCCAAACAGCTCCTGGGCCTCGGGCCCGGCCTGCAGCTCATAGGAGGCCACGCCGTTGGGGCCAGCATCCCGGTCCGAGGCCAGGGGGATGGGGAAGAGTGAGCCGATGTTGGTGTTCTCGGGGATGGCCAGCGTGATGACCGGTGATGCGAAGTTGGGGGTGTTGTCATTGATGTCCAGCACCTCGATCTGGCCCTCCAGCAGCCGGGGGCTGCCATTCTGCACCAGGTCCGTGATCGACACTTCAAACTCCAGGATGCAGGGCTCCCCGGGGAGCTGGTTCTGGCACTCCCGGAGCCCCTCCCGGTCGATGGAGGTCTCGGTGGTGAAGATGTCGCCCGTCTTGCCTTCCACTCGCAGGTATGGGGCACCGACCTCTAATTTGTACAGGTGGCCCACGTCGGGAAAGCCATAGTCAGCCGCGAGGCTCCCAATGAGGGTGTTGGGCGGCTGCTCCTCGGGCACCTTGTAAACCACCCGTGTGGCGTGACCTGGGGATGGGGCCAGCAGGAGCAGCAGCGCCAGCAGCACAGGGGGCAGCAGCCATCGTTgccccccaggccctgggctggaCCTCGGGGGCCCCATCCTGGCAGGCTGCAGAGTCAGGAGGGCTGCACAGAGAAAGAGGCAAGACAGACGCTGTCAGCCAGGAGAAAAACCcgccccccactctccctctcccacctgcaATGTGCTGTTCCCCCAGA is from Tenrec ecaudatus isolate mTenEca1 chromosome 2, mTenEca1.hap1, whole genome shotgun sequence and encodes:
- the PCDH1 gene encoding protocadherin-1; translated protein: MDSRAGGRGCPEAALLTLQPARMGPPRSSPGPGGQRWLLPPVLLALLLLLAPSPGHATRVVYKVPEEQPPNTLIGSLAADYGFPDVGHLYKLEVGAPYLRVEGKTGDIFTTETSIDREGLRECQNQLPGEPCILEFEVSITDLVQNGSPRLLEGQIEVLDINDNTPNFASPVITLAIPENTNIGSLFPIPLASDRDAGPNGVASYELQAGPEAQELFGLQVAEDQEEKQPQLIVMGNLDRERWDSYDLTIKVQDGGSPPRASSALLRVTVLDTNDNAPKFERPSYETELSENSPIGHSVIQVKANDSDQGANAEIDYTFHQAPEVVRRLLRLDRNTGLITVQGPVDREDLSTLRFSVLAKDRGANPKSARAQVVVTVKDMNDNAPTIEIRGIGLVTHQDGMANISEDVAEATAVALVQVSDRDEGENAAVTCVVAGDVPFQLRQASETGSDSKKKYFLQTTTPLDYEKVKDYTIQIVAVDSGNPPLSSTNSLKVQVVDINDNAPVFTQSVTEVAFSENNKPGEVVAEVTASDADSGSNAELVYSLEPEPAAKGLFSISPETGEIRVKTSLDREQRDSYELKVVAADRGSPSLQGTATVLVNVLDCNDNDPKFMLSGYNFSVMENMPALSPVGMVTVIDGDKGENARVQLSVEQDNGDFVIQNGTGTILSSLSFDREQQSTYTFQLKAVDGGVPPRSAYVGVTINVLDENDNAPFITAPSNTSHRLLTPQTRLGEIVSQVTAEDIDSGVNAELVYSIAGGNPYGLFQIESRSGAITLEKEIERRHHGLHRLVVKVSDRGKPPRYGTALVHLYVNETLTNRTMLETLLGHSLDTPLDIDIAGDPEYERSKQRGNILFGVVAGVVAVALLIALAVLVRYCRQREAKSGYQAGKKETKDLYAPKPSGKASKGTKSKGKKSKSPKAVKPVEDEEEAGLQKSLKFNLMSDAPGDSPRIHLPLNYPPGSPDLGRHYRSNSPLPSIQLQPQSPSASKKHQVVQDLPPANTFVGTGDTTSTGSEQYSDYSYRTNPPKYPSKQLPHRRVTFSATSQAQELQDPSQHSYYDSGLEESETPSSKSSSGPRLGPLALPEDHYERTTPDGSIGEMEHPENDLRPLPDVAMTGTCTRECSEFGHSDTCWMPGQSSPSRRTKSSALKLSTFVPYQDRGGQEPAGAGSPSPPEDRNTKTAPVRLLPSYSAFSHSSHDSCKDSATLEEIPLTQTSDFPPTATPASAQTAKREIYL